A part of Jiangella alba genomic DNA contains:
- a CDS encoding WXG100 family type VII secretion target, with amino-acid sequence MGVGADLPTLRELHGTFTRNSESADTIKKEVDTGVGNAVWTGRYADDFRNAWEEYRTNLDTLRDALTGAADDVRINHNNIAEATGEPDRI; translated from the coding sequence ATGGGTGTTGGTGCAGATCTTCCCACTCTTCGGGAACTCCACGGGACGTTCACCAGGAACTCCGAGTCCGCGGACACCATCAAGAAGGAGGTCGACACCGGCGTCGGCAACGCCGTGTGGACCGGCCGTTACGCGGATGACTTCCGGAATGCCTGGGAGGAGTACCGCACGAACCTCGACACGCTCCGGGACGCGCTGACCGGCGCCGCCGACGACGTGCGGATCAACCACAACAACATCGCCGAGGCGACTGGCGAGCCGGACCGCATCTGA
- a CDS encoding FtsK/SpoIIIE domain-containing protein, which translates to MRLLLSATASGDGDVVDLAVDCEDDATVADIARQLAARVRPAAEPQIVHTAGRHLGVVGESVLDDAMTEGALPPTLYLAGVPLEPAVKVAESALRNGALVGVGRPLPDVFGERTGVVQVRTVSGPGSGRVDYLSPGSHEIGSRAGSAVHLYGEDTPPVAARLDVTVDGTVTLTPDPSLVGVLVPPPARDRPLEGPIVVPKDEDEPTGRKRKRRRKKRFKKRMEELARLKHPNLTVDPEADRPFLHLDRVAVDEPVPWPPGGALVVGDVVLELALPVDPDASLSPSPGGMTLDYNRPPRLLPPPRQTEFRLPHEPRKPDKEPMPWAIAMAPMLMGGAMFYFTRSPFSLMIMVITPIMMISRYRSTKNQQQNRYHDDMKNYVERMRRIENQAYEGLVTERSARRRDFPDPAALLLFATGPRAQLWERRRTDPDFMHVRVGTADVPSEVSMTDPAREEHERVLHWTAPDVPVGVPLEQVGVTGVAGRDDVRRQVAGWMAAQVATLHSPADVDIVVLSDADGGPAWNWMRWLPHVRRDEDSDVIAGIGADEETTNRRVAELMSIMERRKAALNDRSGGMLASRDITFPPLLVVLDGARRIRLLPGLITLLRDGPRVGIDFLCIDADERLLPEECKVVVAIAPDGIATVRRTGHPTVEGIRLDVVSEAWCERLGRALAPVKDVSSEDLSSSLPSSSRLLDVLKLDPPTPEAIEGWWTSVGRTTKAVIGEGMDGPFAVDVRSDGPHGLVAGTTGSGKSELLQTLIASLAVANRPDEMTFVLVDYKGGAAFKDCNNLAHTVGMVTDLDGHLTTRALDSLAAELHRREHQLAHAGKKDIEDYLAGKEPDDQPMPRLMIIIDEFAALVTELPDFVKGLVDIARRGRSLGVHLLLATQRPAGVVSAEIKSNTNLRIALRVTDGNDSQDVIEAKDAAEISKSTPGRAYARLGASSLVPFQSSRVGGRPHQPGAAVSVDLRALHWDELGRTPQKIDGGDKEEDVSVPTDLESLVTAINAASANTGISAPPPPWLPPLGDVVTLDEVLADPASVIERGREIRIPFGIVDVPREQSRTVAFYELSAGGHFGIIGAPRSGRSTVLRAIAGLVGREVSPRDVHLYGIDCGNNALLPMVGLPHTGAVVSRDQPERLSALSARIRAEIGRRQQLLAEQGYSDLSEQRAAAAPADRLPYLLVLFDRWEGFVQSFESFDSGRLIDQWLQILQEGSGVGIKVVVTADRTALVGRVSALVEDKMMLRMNDASDFGNIGMHPKKVPEHMPSGRGFRAEGLRETQVALLTDDVEGTAQVAALQQLAREAKERHADVPRRQLPFRVDQLPSRISYADALELAERPLAPTELPLAVGGDTLTLRSLDAIDHGPGILVLGPRRSGRSTALLTMARSMLERDWKVLIITPRRSPLRDLEGRPGVEAVVDLELDKDEGTRLWESMVPEKGGRPTAVVVDDLELMGVDGWMVDLLTKHLPKLRDTGSVIVAAGTTDDLGSSYRGPAAVLKKSRSGVLLSPGATADGDHFGIKLPRSMTGGMPPGRGLFSAAGQWQLVQVPETKLEQP; encoded by the coding sequence GTGCGGCTGCTGCTGAGCGCCACCGCATCGGGCGATGGCGACGTCGTCGACCTCGCCGTCGACTGCGAGGACGATGCCACTGTCGCTGACATCGCCCGGCAGCTCGCTGCCCGCGTCCGCCCGGCCGCCGAGCCGCAGATCGTCCACACCGCCGGCCGCCACCTCGGCGTCGTCGGCGAGAGCGTCCTCGACGACGCCATGACCGAGGGCGCCCTCCCGCCCACCCTCTACCTCGCCGGCGTCCCGCTCGAGCCCGCCGTCAAGGTGGCCGAGTCGGCGCTGCGCAACGGCGCCCTGGTCGGCGTCGGCCGGCCGCTGCCGGACGTGTTCGGCGAACGCACCGGCGTCGTCCAGGTGCGCACCGTGTCCGGGCCGGGCTCCGGCCGCGTCGACTACCTCTCGCCCGGCAGCCACGAGATCGGCAGCCGGGCCGGTTCCGCCGTCCACCTCTACGGCGAGGACACCCCGCCCGTGGCCGCCCGGCTCGACGTCACCGTCGACGGCACGGTCACGCTGACGCCCGACCCGTCGCTGGTCGGTGTCCTGGTGCCGCCGCCGGCGCGGGACCGTCCGCTGGAAGGCCCCATCGTGGTGCCGAAGGACGAGGACGAGCCCACCGGCCGCAAGCGCAAGCGCAGGCGGAAGAAGCGGTTCAAGAAGCGCATGGAGGAGCTGGCCCGGCTCAAGCACCCCAACCTCACCGTCGACCCCGAGGCCGACCGCCCGTTCCTGCACCTCGACCGCGTGGCCGTCGACGAGCCCGTGCCGTGGCCGCCCGGCGGCGCGCTGGTGGTCGGCGACGTCGTGCTGGAGCTGGCGCTGCCGGTCGATCCCGACGCGTCGCTGTCGCCCAGCCCGGGCGGCATGACGCTCGACTACAACCGCCCGCCGCGGCTGCTGCCGCCGCCCCGGCAGACGGAGTTCCGGCTGCCGCACGAGCCGCGCAAGCCCGACAAGGAGCCCATGCCGTGGGCCATCGCGATGGCCCCGATGCTCATGGGCGGCGCGATGTTCTACTTCACCCGGTCGCCGTTCAGCCTGATGATCATGGTCATCACGCCGATCATGATGATCTCGCGCTACCGCAGCACGAAGAACCAGCAGCAGAACCGCTACCACGACGACATGAAGAACTACGTCGAGCGCATGCGGCGCATCGAGAACCAGGCCTACGAGGGTCTGGTGACCGAGCGGTCCGCGCGCCGGCGCGACTTTCCCGACCCCGCGGCGCTGCTGCTGTTCGCCACCGGCCCGCGCGCGCAGCTGTGGGAGCGCCGGCGCACCGACCCCGACTTCATGCACGTGCGGGTCGGCACCGCCGACGTCCCCAGCGAGGTGTCGATGACCGACCCCGCGCGCGAGGAGCACGAGCGGGTGCTGCACTGGACGGCGCCCGACGTCCCGGTCGGCGTGCCGCTCGAGCAGGTCGGCGTCACCGGCGTGGCCGGCCGCGACGACGTCCGCCGCCAGGTGGCCGGCTGGATGGCCGCGCAGGTCGCCACGCTGCACAGCCCGGCCGACGTCGACATCGTCGTGCTCTCCGACGCCGACGGCGGACCGGCCTGGAACTGGATGCGCTGGCTGCCGCACGTGCGCCGGGACGAGGACTCCGACGTCATCGCCGGCATCGGCGCCGACGAGGAGACCACCAACCGCCGCGTCGCCGAGCTGATGTCGATCATGGAGCGGCGCAAGGCCGCGCTGAACGACCGCAGCGGCGGCATGCTGGCCTCCCGCGACATCACCTTCCCGCCGCTGCTGGTGGTGCTCGACGGCGCACGCCGCATCCGGCTGCTGCCCGGCCTCATCACGCTGCTGCGCGACGGCCCCCGCGTCGGCATCGACTTCCTCTGCATCGACGCCGACGAGCGGCTGCTGCCCGAGGAGTGCAAGGTCGTCGTGGCCATCGCGCCCGACGGCATCGCCACCGTGCGCCGCACCGGCCACCCGACGGTCGAGGGCATCCGCCTCGACGTCGTGTCCGAGGCGTGGTGCGAGCGGCTCGGCCGGGCGCTCGCGCCGGTCAAGGACGTCAGCTCCGAGGACCTCTCGTCGTCGCTGCCGTCGTCGAGCCGCCTGCTCGACGTCCTCAAGCTCGACCCGCCCACGCCCGAGGCGATCGAGGGCTGGTGGACCAGCGTCGGGCGCACCACCAAGGCGGTCATCGGCGAGGGCATGGACGGCCCGTTCGCCGTCGACGTCAGGTCCGACGGCCCGCACGGCCTGGTGGCCGGCACCACCGGCTCCGGCAAGTCCGAGCTGCTGCAGACGCTCATCGCCTCCCTCGCCGTCGCCAACCGGCCGGACGAGATGACGTTCGTGCTGGTCGACTACAAGGGCGGCGCGGCGTTCAAGGACTGCAACAACCTCGCGCACACCGTCGGCATGGTCACCGACCTCGACGGCCACCTCACCACCCGCGCGCTGGACAGCCTGGCGGCCGAGCTGCACCGCCGCGAGCACCAGCTGGCGCACGCGGGGAAGAAGGACATCGAGGACTACCTCGCCGGCAAAGAGCCCGACGACCAGCCGATGCCGCGGCTGATGATCATCATCGACGAGTTCGCCGCGCTGGTCACCGAGCTGCCCGACTTCGTCAAGGGCCTGGTCGACATCGCCCGCCGGGGCCGGTCGCTCGGTGTGCACCTGCTGCTGGCCACCCAGCGCCCGGCCGGTGTCGTCAGCGCCGAGATCAAGTCCAACACCAACCTGCGCATCGCGCTGCGGGTCACCGACGGCAACGACAGCCAGGACGTCATCGAGGCGAAGGACGCGGCCGAGATCTCCAAGTCCACGCCCGGCCGCGCCTACGCCCGGCTGGGCGCGTCGTCGCTGGTGCCGTTCCAGTCGTCCCGGGTCGGCGGCCGGCCGCACCAGCCCGGCGCCGCGGTGTCGGTCGACCTCCGGGCGCTGCACTGGGACGAGCTCGGCCGGACGCCACAGAAGATCGACGGCGGCGACAAGGAGGAGGACGTCTCCGTCCCGACCGACCTCGAGAGCCTGGTCACCGCCATCAACGCGGCGTCCGCGAACACCGGCATCAGCGCGCCGCCGCCGCCGTGGCTGCCGCCGCTCGGCGACGTCGTCACGCTCGACGAGGTCCTGGCCGACCCCGCGTCCGTCATCGAGCGCGGCCGCGAGATCCGCATCCCGTTCGGCATCGTCGACGTCCCCCGCGAGCAGAGCCGCACGGTCGCGTTCTACGAGCTGTCCGCCGGCGGCCACTTCGGCATCATCGGCGCGCCGCGCAGCGGCCGGTCCACGGTGCTGCGGGCCATCGCCGGGCTGGTCGGCCGCGAGGTCTCGCCGCGCGACGTCCACCTCTACGGCATCGACTGCGGCAACAACGCGCTGCTGCCGATGGTCGGGCTGCCGCACACCGGCGCCGTCGTCAGCCGCGACCAGCCCGAGCGGCTGTCCGCCCTGTCCGCACGCATCCGCGCCGAGATCGGCCGGCGCCAGCAGCTGCTGGCCGAGCAGGGCTACTCCGACCTCAGCGAGCAGCGCGCCGCCGCGGCACCGGCCGACCGCCTGCCGTACCTGCTGGTGCTGTTCGACCGCTGGGAGGGGTTCGTCCAGTCGTTCGAGAGCTTCGACAGCGGCCGGCTCATCGACCAGTGGCTGCAGATCCTGCAGGAGGGCTCCGGCGTCGGCATCAAGGTGGTCGTGACGGCTGACCGCACCGCGCTGGTCGGCCGGGTGTCCGCGCTGGTCGAGGACAAGATGATGCTGCGCATGAACGACGCCAGCGACTTCGGCAACATCGGCATGCACCCGAAGAAGGTGCCCGAGCACATGCCGTCCGGGCGCGGCTTCCGGGCCGAGGGCCTGCGCGAGACCCAGGTCGCGCTGCTCACCGACGACGTCGAGGGCACCGCGCAGGTGGCGGCGCTGCAGCAGCTCGCTCGCGAGGCCAAGGAGCGCCACGCCGACGTGCCGCGCCGTCAGCTGCCGTTCCGGGTCGACCAGCTGCCGTCGCGCATCAGCTACGCCGACGCGCTCGAGCTGGCCGAGCGGCCGCTGGCGCCCACCGAGCTGCCGCTCGCGGTCGGCGGCGACACCCTGACCCTGCGCTCGCTCGACGCCATCGACCACGGCCCCGGCATCCTCGTGCTCGGCCCGCGCCGCTCCGGCCGCAGCACCGCGCTGCTGACGATGGCGCGGTCGATGCTGGAGCGCGACTGGAAGGTCCTGATCATCACGCCGCGGCGCAGCCCGCTGCGCGACCTCGAGGGCCGGCCCGGCGTCGAGGCCGTCGTCGACCTCGAGCTCGACAAGGACGAGGGCACCCGGCTGTGGGAGTCCATGGTCCCCGAGAAGGGCGGCCGGCCCACCGCCGTCGTCGTCGACGACCTCGAGCTGATGGGCGTCGACGGCTGGATGGTCGACCTCCTCACCAAGCACCTGCCGAAACTGCGCGACACCGGCAGCGTCATCGTCGCCGCCGGCACCACCGACGACCTCGGCAGCAGCTACCGCGGCCCGGCCGCGGTGCTGAAGAAGTCGCGGTCCGGCGTGCTGCTGTCGCCGGGCGCGACGGCCGACGGCGACCATTTCGGCATCAAGCTTCCCCGGTCGATGACCGGCGGCATGCCGCCCGGCCGCGGCCTGTTCTCGGCGGCGGGGCAGTGGCAGCTGGTGCAGGTCCCGGAGACGAAGCTGGAACAGCCATGA
- a CDS encoding TIGR03960 family B12-binding radical SAM protein — protein sequence MPVESLFDQLEPLLARVSKPIQYVGGELGATVKDWDAAEVRWALMYPDAYEVGLPNQGVQILYELLNEQHGVLAERTYAVWPDLEKLLREHGIGQFTVDAHRPVGAFDLLGVSFATELGYTNLLTALDLAGIPLLSADRGDDHPVVLAGGHAAFNPEPVADFLDAAVLGDGEEIVLAVTEVVREWKAEGSPGGRDELLLRLAAGGGVYVPRFYDVTYGDDGAIAAVVPNRPGVPATVRKHTVMDLDQWPYPRKPLVPLAETVHERYSVEIFRGCTRGCRFCQAGMITRPVRERSIETVGAMVAEGVRNSGFTEVGLLSLSSADHSEIGAIAKGLADQYEGTNTSLSLPSTRVDAFNVTLADELSRNGRRSGLTFAPEGGTERMRRVINKMVSEDDLIRTVSTAYGSGWRQVKLYFMCGLPTETDDDVLAIADLAKRVIEAGRKASGRGDIRCTVSIGGFVPKPHTPFQWAAQADHEVVDARLRQLREKVKSDRRYGKAIGLRYHEGKPSMVEGLLSRGDRRVGRVIKAVWDDGGRFDGWGEHFSYDRWMACAEAALADEPVDLAWYTTRERDRDEVLPWDHLDSGLDRDWLWDDWQDAVDGIELDDCRWTPCFDCGVCPSMGTEIQTGPTGRTLLPLTPV from the coding sequence ATGCCCGTCGAGTCCCTGTTCGACCAGCTCGAGCCGCTGCTGGCGAGGGTGTCCAAGCCCATCCAGTACGTCGGGGGCGAGCTCGGGGCCACGGTGAAGGACTGGGACGCCGCCGAGGTGCGGTGGGCGCTCATGTACCCCGACGCCTACGAGGTGGGGCTGCCCAACCAGGGCGTGCAGATTCTGTACGAGCTGCTCAACGAGCAGCACGGCGTGCTGGCCGAGCGCACGTACGCGGTCTGGCCCGACCTCGAGAAGCTGCTGCGCGAGCACGGCATCGGCCAGTTCACCGTCGACGCGCACCGGCCGGTCGGCGCGTTCGACCTGCTCGGCGTCTCGTTCGCCACCGAACTGGGCTACACCAACCTGCTGACGGCGCTCGACCTCGCCGGCATCCCGCTGCTGTCCGCCGACCGCGGCGACGACCACCCCGTCGTGCTCGCCGGCGGCCACGCGGCGTTCAACCCCGAGCCGGTCGCCGACTTCCTCGACGCCGCCGTGCTGGGCGACGGCGAGGAGATCGTGCTCGCCGTCACCGAGGTGGTGCGCGAGTGGAAGGCCGAGGGCAGCCCCGGCGGCCGCGACGAGCTGCTGCTGCGGCTCGCGGCCGGCGGCGGCGTGTACGTGCCGAGGTTCTACGACGTCACGTACGGCGACGACGGCGCCATCGCGGCGGTCGTGCCCAACCGGCCCGGCGTCCCCGCCACCGTCCGCAAGCACACCGTCATGGACCTCGACCAGTGGCCGTACCCCCGCAAGCCGCTGGTGCCGCTGGCCGAGACCGTCCACGAGCGGTACAGCGTCGAGATCTTCCGCGGCTGCACCCGCGGCTGCCGCTTCTGCCAGGCCGGCATGATCACCCGGCCGGTGCGCGAGCGGTCCATCGAGACCGTCGGCGCCATGGTCGCCGAAGGGGTCAGGAACTCCGGCTTCACCGAGGTCGGTCTGCTGTCGCTGTCCAGCGCCGACCACTCCGAGATCGGCGCCATCGCGAAGGGCCTGGCCGACCAGTACGAGGGCACCAACACCTCGCTCTCGCTGCCGTCCACCCGCGTCGACGCCTTCAACGTCACCCTCGCCGACGAGCTGTCCCGCAACGGCCGCCGGTCCGGGCTGACGTTCGCGCCGGAGGGCGGCACCGAGCGCATGCGCCGCGTCATCAACAAGATGGTCAGCGAGGACGACCTCATCCGCACCGTCAGCACGGCCTACGGCAGCGGCTGGCGGCAGGTGAAGCTGTACTTCATGTGCGGGCTGCCGACCGAGACCGACGACGACGTCCTGGCCATCGCCGACCTCGCCAAGCGGGTCATCGAGGCCGGGCGGAAGGCGTCCGGGCGCGGCGACATCCGCTGCACGGTGTCCATCGGCGGATTCGTGCCCAAGCCGCACACCCCGTTCCAGTGGGCCGCCCAGGCCGATCACGAGGTCGTCGACGCCCGGCTGCGCCAGCTGCGCGAGAAGGTGAAGTCCGACCGCCGGTACGGCAAGGCCATCGGCCTGCGCTACCACGAGGGCAAGCCCAGCATGGTCGAGGGCCTGCTCTCCCGCGGCGACCGCCGGGTCGGCCGCGTCATCAAGGCCGTCTGGGACGACGGCGGCCGCTTCGACGGCTGGGGCGAGCACTTCTCCTACGACCGCTGGATGGCGTGCGCCGAGGCGGCGCTGGCCGACGAGCCCGTCGACCTCGCCTGGTACACCACCCGCGAGCGCGACCGCGACGAAGTGCTGCCCTGGGACCACCTCGACAGCGGCCTCGACCGCGACTGGCTGTGGGACGACTGGCAGGACGCCGTCGACGGGATCGAACTGGACGACTGCCGCTGGACCCCCTGCTTCGACTGCGGCGTCTGCCCGTCCATGGGCACCGAGATCCAGACCGGCCCGACGGGACGCACCCTGCTCCCGCTGACCCCGGTCTGA
- a CDS encoding PhzF family phenazine biosynthesis protein, giving the protein MRILVVDAFTDRPFGGNPAGVCLLDRPVPDDWMQSVAAELKHSETAFIEPVEGDEAARATPAVDYRLRWFTPEVEVDLCGHATLATSHVLFERGESGPIRFSTRSGVLTVTRDRSGAVGMDFPALPAEEAPAPGGLAAALGVTPVWTGRSRFDVLAVVESETVVRELAPDVVALEAVEARGIIVTARADDASPYDFVSRFFAPAVGVAEDPVTGSAHCVLGPYWASELGTPDGTELTGAQLSARGGIVGVTMHGDRLQLSGRARTVLEGELRGV; this is encoded by the coding sequence GTGCGGATCCTCGTCGTCGACGCGTTCACCGATCGCCCCTTCGGCGGCAACCCGGCCGGGGTGTGCCTGCTGGACCGCCCGGTCCCCGACGACTGGATGCAGTCCGTCGCGGCCGAGCTGAAGCACTCCGAGACCGCCTTCATCGAGCCGGTCGAGGGCGACGAGGCGGCGCGGGCCACGCCGGCGGTCGACTACCGGCTGCGCTGGTTCACCCCGGAGGTCGAGGTCGACCTGTGCGGCCACGCCACGCTGGCGACGTCGCACGTGTTGTTCGAGCGCGGCGAGTCCGGCCCGATCCGGTTCAGCACCCGCAGCGGCGTACTCACCGTCACCCGCGACCGGTCCGGCGCGGTCGGCATGGACTTCCCGGCGCTGCCGGCCGAGGAGGCGCCGGCGCCCGGCGGCCTGGCCGCGGCGCTCGGCGTCACCCCGGTGTGGACCGGCCGGAGCCGGTTCGACGTGCTCGCGGTCGTCGAGTCCGAGACGGTGGTGCGCGAGTTGGCACCTGACGTCGTCGCGCTGGAGGCGGTCGAGGCGCGCGGGATCATCGTCACCGCCCGCGCCGACGACGCCTCGCCGTACGACTTCGTGTCCCGGTTCTTCGCACCGGCGGTGGGCGTCGCCGAGGACCCGGTGACGGGGTCGGCGCACTGCGTGCTCGGGCCGTACTGGGCGAGCGAGCTGGGCACGCCCGACGGCACCGAGCTGACCGGCGCGCAGCTGTCCGCCCGCGGCGGCATCGTCGGCGTGACGATGCACGGCGACCGGCTCCAGCTGTCCGGCCGGGCCCGCACCGTCCTCGAGGGCGAGCTGCGCGGCGTCTGA
- a CDS encoding FAD-binding oxidoreductase has product MTGLDDAVMGDLRSLLAGDLLTPDHPGYDDARTVFNAMIDRRPGLIVQCADRSDVALAVAFAREHGLETAVRGGGHSVAGLALTDGGLVIDLRRMNAVSVDPVARTATVGGGATMADLDRACAPHWLATTGGRVSTTGVGGFVLGGGTGWLDRLFGLACDNLLEAEVVTADGEIVRAAPNSHPDLFWALHGGGGNFGVVTSLTLRLHPLPESSLALLLWPPEDGPRIVRATRDLLDDAPDTLGGGVLYLTGPEGEDFVPAELVGRLTLGVALVHAGGERSLRELAAPLFDAAPAGEMVAELPYDELQSALDDPPGQRNYWSAEHLDTLPDEAVDAFCEQAAGLIVPSASQHVLFRMGGAVARGPADYPVPWRQAGWVVHPFGLWTDPADDARGRQWAHDVCAAVRPWRTGAVYLNFIGDEGEHRVVAGYGAVGYARLAAVKARYDPTNLFRRNHNVVPA; this is encoded by the coding sequence ATGACCGGTCTCGACGACGCCGTCATGGGCGACCTGCGGTCGCTGCTGGCCGGCGATCTCCTGACTCCGGACCACCCTGGCTACGACGACGCGCGCACCGTCTTCAACGCGATGATCGACCGGCGGCCCGGGCTGATCGTGCAGTGCGCCGACCGCTCAGACGTCGCGCTGGCGGTGGCGTTCGCCCGCGAGCACGGTCTGGAGACGGCCGTCCGCGGCGGCGGGCACAGCGTCGCCGGGCTGGCGCTCACCGACGGCGGCCTGGTGATCGACCTGCGCCGGATGAACGCCGTCAGCGTCGACCCGGTGGCCCGCACGGCCACCGTCGGCGGCGGCGCCACCATGGCCGACCTCGACCGCGCCTGCGCGCCGCACTGGCTGGCCACCACCGGCGGCCGGGTGTCGACGACCGGTGTCGGCGGGTTCGTGCTCGGCGGCGGCACCGGCTGGCTGGACCGGTTGTTCGGGCTGGCCTGCGACAACCTCCTCGAGGCGGAGGTCGTCACGGCGGACGGCGAGATCGTCCGGGCCGCGCCGAACAGCCATCCCGACCTGTTCTGGGCGCTGCACGGGGGCGGCGGCAACTTCGGCGTCGTGACGTCGCTGACGCTGCGGCTGCACCCGCTGCCGGAGTCGTCGCTGGCGCTGCTGCTGTGGCCGCCGGAGGACGGGCCGCGAATCGTCCGGGCCACCCGCGACCTGCTGGACGACGCCCCCGACACGCTCGGCGGCGGCGTCCTCTACCTCACCGGCCCGGAGGGCGAGGACTTCGTGCCGGCCGAGCTGGTGGGGCGGCTGACGCTGGGCGTCGCGCTCGTGCACGCCGGTGGCGAGCGATCGCTGCGCGAGCTGGCGGCGCCGCTCTTCGACGCCGCCCCGGCGGGCGAGATGGTGGCCGAGCTGCCGTACGACGAGCTGCAGTCTGCCCTGGACGACCCGCCCGGCCAGCGCAACTACTGGTCCGCCGAGCACCTGGACACCCTGCCCGACGAGGCCGTCGACGCGTTCTGCGAGCAGGCGGCCGGGCTGATCGTGCCGTCGGCGTCGCAGCACGTGCTGTTCCGCATGGGCGGCGCGGTCGCCCGCGGCCCGGCCGACTATCCGGTCCCCTGGCGGCAGGCCGGCTGGGTGGTGCACCCGTTCGGGCTCTGGACCGACCCGGCCGACGACGCCCGCGGCCGGCAGTGGGCGCACGACGTCTGCGCCGCCGTCCGGCCGTGGCGCACCGGCGCCGTCTACCTCAACTTCATCGGCGACGAGGGCGAGCACCGCGTCGTCGCCGGCTACGGCGCCGTCGGCTACGCCCGGCTGGCCGCCGTCAAGGCCCGCTACGACCCCACGAACCTGTTCCGGCGCAACCACAACGTCGTGCCGGCCTGA
- a CDS encoding TIGR03936 family radical SAM-associated protein, translating to MPHQQLPAVQKLRVRFAKRGRLRFTSHRDFQRAFERALRRADVPMAWSQGFTPHPRVSYAGAAPTGAASEAEYLELAVTRVCDPGQVRAALDAALPPGLDVVQVVEAGPGALADRLQASSWAIELPGAVPEQAAAAVTEFLAAASVPVERLTKNGVRKLDPRAAVLRLSADTAADPVTLRTVVRHQSPTVRPDEVLAGLRLVAGFTPPQPPRAVRLAQGEWDDDTGELADPLADAPERHDT from the coding sequence GTGCCGCACCAGCAGCTACCCGCCGTCCAGAAGCTCCGCGTCCGCTTCGCCAAGCGTGGCCGGCTGCGTTTCACCAGCCACCGCGACTTCCAGCGGGCGTTCGAGCGGGCGCTGCGCCGGGCCGACGTGCCGATGGCGTGGTCGCAGGGGTTCACGCCGCACCCGCGGGTGTCCTACGCCGGCGCCGCGCCCACGGGCGCCGCCAGCGAGGCCGAGTACCTGGAGCTGGCCGTCACCCGGGTCTGCGATCCCGGCCAGGTGCGGGCCGCGCTGGACGCCGCGCTGCCGCCGGGCCTCGACGTCGTCCAGGTGGTCGAGGCCGGGCCCGGCGCGCTGGCCGACCGGCTGCAGGCGTCGAGCTGGGCCATCGAGCTGCCCGGCGCCGTGCCCGAGCAGGCGGCGGCCGCGGTGACGGAGTTCCTGGCGGCCGCGTCGGTGCCGGTCGAGCGGCTGACGAAGAACGGCGTACGCAAGCTGGACCCCCGTGCCGCCGTCCTGCGGCTCAGCGCCGACACCGCCGCCGACCCCGTCACGTTGCGCACCGTCGTACGCCACCAGTCGCCGACGGTGCGGCCCGACGAGGTGCTGGCCGGGCTGCGCCTCGTCGCCGGGTTCACCCCGCCGCAGCCGCCGCGCGCCGTCCGCCTGGCCCAGGGGGAGTGGGACGACGACACCGGCGAGCTGGCCGATCCGCTCGCCGACGCGCCCGAGCGGCACGACACGTGA